A region from the Acyrthosiphon pisum isolate AL4f chromosome A1, pea_aphid_22Mar2018_4r6ur, whole genome shotgun sequence genome encodes:
- the LOC100159183 gene encoding N-alpha-acetyltransferase 30: MADVQLQSHELDTRDDDNTVVLSDVVNRVVEPIVYSNTDLIEDVSRLSISENNVYSGDVAQNNLPCLNSISSSSTSSSSSSQCKPSCSSSDVNNSNLAEGLQQIDGVKYVCYKNEQQMKDIMRLIQKDLSEPYSIYTYRYFIHNWPKLCFLAVDVDKSVGAIVCKLDAHRKVRRGYIAMLAVDENYRKQHIGSNLVLNAIEAMVNDGADEVVLETEITNKPALKLYENLGFVRDKRLFCYYLNGVDALRLKLWLR, from the exons ATGGCAGACGTACAACTTCAATCCCACGAGCTAGACACAAGAGATGATGACAACACTGTGGTTCTGTCCGACGTCGTCAACCGTGTAGTCGAACCCATCGTTTACTCAAACACCGACCTTATTGAGGATGTTAGTCGTCTATCGATATCCGAAAACAACGTCTATAGCGGCGATGTAGCGCAAAATAATTTGCCCTGTTTGAATTCtatatcgtcgtcgtcgacaTCCTCATCGTCGTCTAGTCAATGTAAGCCGTCGTGTTCGTCTAGTGATGTAAATAATAGCAACCTCGCCGAAGGCTTACAACAAATTGATGGTGTCAaatatgtttgttataaaaacGAGCAACAAATGAAAGATATTATGCGGTTAATACAAAAAGACTTATCTGAACCGTATTCGATCTACACATACCGCTATTTCATACACAATTGGCCTAAACTGTGTTTTCTT GCCGTAGATGTAGATAAAAGTGTCGGAGCAATTGTGTGTAAGTTAGACGCACACAGGAAAGTTAGAAGAGGTTATATTGCAATGTTGGCAGTGGATGAAAATTACCGAAAACAGCATATCG GTTCTAACTTAGTATTGAATGCAATTGAAGCCATGGTGAATGATGGAGCTGATGAG GTTGTGCTTGAAACAGAAATCACCAATAAACcagcattaaaattatatgaaaacttAGGTTTCGTACGAGATAAACGACTATTTTGCTACTATTTGAACGGTGTGGATGCCTTACGTTTAAAATTATGGCTCAGATAA